The Oceanispirochaeta sp. M1 DNA window CGGGTTGTTCCTATAAAAGATATTAAAACCTTTATCTCAACCTGCAAGATAGTCGCAGACAGGGTTCCTGAAGCCCGTTTTTACTGCATAGGCCCCACCGATGAAGATGAAGGTTACTACGAAGACTGTAAACTGCTGGTTGAAAACCTGAAGCTTCAGGATGTATTTGAGTTTACAGGGCGTCAGGATGTAAGAGATTATTACAAATTCCTGGACGTTCTGCTTCTGACAAGTGTACGTGAAGCTCAGCCCCTGGTTTTCCTGGAAGGCTACTGTGCAGGAGTTCCCGCCGTTTCCACCATTGTAGGAAATGTTCCGGAACTGCTCAACTTTGATGAACGATTTCTTGCCCCCTCCAAGGATGCAAGTAAACTGGCCGAGGGTATATTGCTTCTGCATAATAACCCAACGGAGGTAGAAAAACTCAGAGTCAAAAATTACCAGAGAGTACTGAATTTTTATGATAAAAAAGATCTCCATAAACGATACAGGGTCATGTACAGGGAACTTGCAGATATGGAGATAACAGAATAGTTATGGCCGGAATAGGATTTGAACTAAGGAAAGTAGCCTCTCTTGGAAATGCCAGAGGAATATTCCAGGCTTCCCTTTCGGGGATAATGATCGTTGCAGGTCCCTGGCTGATCTCCATACTGACAATTCTGATATTTCAGCAGCCGGTGATGGGGATACCCGAAGACTTCCGCAACCTGTTCACAGCCTCAACAGTCTATATATACTCCTCCACCCTGGTAATTAATGGAGGATTTCACTATATATTTACAAGGATTCTCTCGGATTATCTCTACAGAAATGAAAACCCCAAAGCCTTTGCCTACACACTGAGCTATATGCTTAAGTCAAGCCTTATTCTTATCCCTCTGGCCTTTTTTATGGTTGCAGTATTCTTTCAGGAAATCTCTATTCTTCACAAGACGGGATTTATCATTCTCTTTGTAACAATCAATCATATCTGGATACTGATGCTGACAGCCAGTGCCATGAAGCGGTTCAATCAGCTCCTCTTCGGCTATATTGTGGGAATGTCCAGCTCACTCCTTCTAATGCAGCTGGCAATGCACTTTCTGGGCAGTGAAGCTCTCCTTCTGGCCTATGCTATTGGTCAGGTGATCCTTTTCCTTATAGTTCTTTTTTATCTATGGGGTGATATGGGATGGGAACGAGTAACAAATAAGGGTGACTTTCTTAAATATGCAAGGCGCTATTACTATCTGTTTATCACAGGATTCGTATACTACGGAGCCCTCTGGGTGGATAAGTTTATCTACTGGTATAAACGGGGTGAGTCCATAGAATTTACATCCATGCGCCTGTATCCTGAATACGATATCATTGTCTATCTCACCAACCTGATGATGATCCCGGGAATGGTTTTTTTCGTAATCTATTCAGAAACTGAATTTTTCGT harbors:
- the pelG gene encoding exopolysaccharide Pel transporter PelG translates to MAGIGFELRKVASLGNARGIFQASLSGIMIVAGPWLISILTILIFQQPVMGIPEDFRNLFTASTVYIYSSTLVINGGFHYIFTRILSDYLYRNENPKAFAYTLSYMLKSSLILIPLAFFMVAVFFQEISILHKTGFIILFVTINHIWILMLTASAMKRFNQLLFGYIVGMSSSLLLMQLAMHFLGSEALLLAYAIGQVILFLIVLFYLWGDMGWERVTNKGDFLKYARRYYYLFITGFVYYGALWVDKFIYWYKRGESIEFTSMRLYPEYDIIVYLTNLMMIPGMVFFVIYSETEFFVTLKKFLDSMSNKPYHEMHANQHILVRANKKIVTEQLGIQAIFTLLFLTWSVNDPSMSQQLRIIIPTALGIMVLGLFVCLINFLFYIEQYKFVLISCLIFFFTNVALAWFGESGDLITPGISSLVGCILGTISAALFLSYSLHNLDRIIYTAITKGRLREIKEAHQKLLAKSQ